The Dyadobacter sandarakinus DNA window GCCAGAAAACTTCCTATGAGGTCGTCAATATTTTGTCCCACCCGGTACGAAGCCGATTCGGTTGCATACATCCGCACGGCCATTTCGGCCAGCTTGTGCCTGATTGCCCCAAAGCTGGCGATAGGCACCCCGAACTGGTTGCGTTCATTGGCATAGCCGATGACCTGGCTGGCCACTTTTTTGGCACCGCCCAATGCTGCCGCAGCCAGCTTGATCCGCCCTACATTCAGGATATTGACCGCTATTTTAAATCCATTACCCCGCTGCGAGAGCATATTTGCGGCCGGAACTTCGCAGTCATTGAAGAAGATCTGCCGGGTATCTGAACCTTTGATGCCCATTTTATGCTCCGGCTCATTCATCGTAATGCCGCCGGAGGATTTTTCAATGATAAAGGCAGTCAGGTTTTTATCGGTCTGCCCGTTTTCCTCAACTTTTGCAAAAACAATCAGCACGTCGGCAAAGCCTCCGTTGGTAATCCACATTTTCTGCCCGTTAATTACATAATGGGAGCCGTCGGTGCTAAGGGTAGCCTTCGTCTTGGCCGAGTTGGCATCGGACCCGGAGTCGGGCTCAGTAAGGCAATAGGCCGCTTTCCATTCACCGGTAGCCAGTTTGGGCAGGTATTTAGATTTCTGCTCTTCGTTTCCGTAGTATAAAATAGGCAGGGTACCAATGCCTGTATGTGCCGAAAGCGCGACCGAGAAGGAGTTTCCGGCACCGGTAGCTTCGGCTACCAGCATGGAGGTATTGAAGTCCATCCCAAATCCGCCATACTCTTCCGGTACTGCCGTACCAAGCAGTCCCAGTTCCCCGGCCTTGTCCATCAGGGAGGAGATCAGCGCAGGGCTGTCGGCATGATCGATTTCTTCCAGGCGCGGCCATATTTCCCTTTTCAGGAAGTCGCGGCAGGTTTCGGCGATCATTTTTTGTTCTTCGGTAAACTCTTCCGGAATGAATATCTGAGAGGCGGCAGTTTCCCTGATCAGGAATTCACCGCCGCGGATGGATGTCGTACTTACTTCTGCAACTGTCATTTTTTCCGCACATTTTTTGTTTAGAAATCACCAGGAAAGGTATGCTTGCATACTATCCTGTGTTTTACAAAAATATGCAAATGCCCGAACGATGCAAGTATCCCTCCCGTGTTTTATCCCCAACCACCCTGACTACACCTGACTACCCCTGACCACCCCTGACTACACCTGACAATCCCCAACCACCCCAACAATCCCCTACCTCTTAAAAACCCTGAATTGCTTCAAAAGCATACCTCCGCTTTCTATCCTGAGAAAGTAAATGCCCGACGAAATGCCGGCTTTTGAAAGGTCGATATTCGCCAGGTAGTCTGATACCTTCACCAGGCTTGGCGGGATGTGCGCCACTTTTCCCAAGGAGTTGACGATGGTGTACTGAATGTCAGCAGGTTGAAGGTCCTGTGGGAGTTTTACATTAAAAACATTTTCAACCGGGTTCGGGTAAAAACGCCAGTCTTCCATATCCCCCGCGATGTTCAGCGAGTCGGAGTACGCAATACTGAATTGAATGGAATTGGTTACAATCGCCGAATCCTCCTTTGCTGCCGTAACCGTGAGCGTGTACCTTCCGACATATGGAGCAAAGCCCGAGCCATTTTCAAATAAGGCATAGGGGAAAGTAGAGGTTGTCGAGTGACGTTTGTAAGGTCCTGTAAGATCAAAGGTAACCTGGTCATACTCAAAGTTACCGTATGCAAAGATGTTCAGGAGTGGCGGAAGGTCCGCAGATTGCAGCGCATCATTGCCCGACAGTTTACGCAGCACCTGCTGGTCTACCCGGCTGCCGCCCTGTACGAGCTCAAACCGTATTTCCGGAATCTCTACCTTCAGGATAAACGGGATCTCCACATATGCGCCGCCATTGTCATACGCCCTCACAATCAGCCGGTATTCACCTTCTTCGGTAGGGGTGCCGGAGAAAACATTCAGTGAAAAGTCCAGCCAGGAAGGTCTGTTCTGAATGGTAATCGCCGAAATATAGCCATCCGGGTCACCAAAAATATTGGTTGGAAGAATGTACGAAAACGGCATGTTTACCTGTGCGTACTTTACCGGCAGGGTACTGCTGGCGTAGGGTGGTGCATTGAGGTACTGGGGCTCCACCACCCTGATTGTAAAGTAGGTTTCGACAAATGCGTCCTGGTTGTCATACGCTTTCAGGATAATGCGCGACTGCCCCAGCGTGCGGGGAGTACCGCTGAGGGTATTGCCCGAAAACGTGAGCCAGGGCGGCAGCTCGCTGGCTTCAATGCGGGTGATCCGGCCGTCGCTGTCTGCAAATGCATTAGCCGGAATCTGCAGGCTGAATGCCTCATTCAGACCAGCGAGCTGATTGGTGAAGTTAGCATTGACGGTAGGCGGTTTGTTAAGATTGTCGCGCGCTTCAACCCGGATTGTAAAAAATGCCTCCGCAGAGCCGCCTTCATCATCAATCCCGCGTACTGCAATGCGGAAGTCGCCCAATGCAGTCGGGCGGCCACGCAGTTGTCCGCTCTGGTAAGTGAGCCATGCAGGAAGCGTCCCGGTTTCGATTCTGACGATCGTTCCGTCCACGTCGGAAAAGGTATCCGTAGGCAACCGGTAGGTGAAATCCTTGTTGACTGCGATAATCTGCATGGGTACCGGCCTGAACACGTATGGCGGATAATTGGAGGCATCATCCCAGTATGCAGGCGCAAGCAGGTCCTCGTCCAGATGTATTTTGATCGGTCTTGGATTGGCAGGGTCGGCGTAGGCGCGTTTAGCCCATTCGTTATAAATGACGTTGATAGGTCCGCCCTTTTCCACCGCAGCCGACAGCCGGTAGCCTACCGAGTCGGCATACTGGATCACCGGGATGGGCCTGGGAAGCCAGTTGGCAGCAGCCGGACGCAGGAACGATTCCGACCGGGCCATTTCCGGAGGAGTTGTAATTACTACCGCCACGATATTGGCACCATGCTCAAAGTTTTCATTGATCTGCTTCAAATGCGCGCTGCCATCAAAGTAGGAGCTGACAAACAGTTCGTTTGCTGTAATGAAATCTGCGGGAGCATCACTTTTCAGAATGTCCACCGACCAGCGGTGATCGTGCGTGGCAAGGTTGTCGTTGATCTTGATACCATCGGTGTTTTTGTTGAGATCGCGGAATGCAAGCGTGCCGCGCATGACCGAAGGTGCATCAAACACAGAACCATAGTCGGACACGAACCGGATCGCAGGGTCAACCTCTTTGACAGCCGAGATCAGCTGATCCGTATAATTTCTGAAAATAATATGCCGGTAGAGATACCAGTCTTTCCCGGCCCGCTGCTTGAAAGAGTTGATCGGCTCCCAGCCCGTAGACGGCGCCGGGGCTTCCTCAAAAGACTTATAGGTGGTACCCCAAAGGAAGTTCAGGCGCTCGATCTTTTTGTAGTGTTCTTTCAGAAAGGCCTGAAAGCCCTTTTCCATGGTTCTTGAGTAATCATAAACTGCCGAGGTTTCCACTCCGTTTACAATAAGTCCTGATGGATATTCGCCTTCCTGGGTACTGGTATTTGTTACGGATACAAAAAGAAGCTTGTTGTCGGTCCGCAGGTATTTGTAGCGCGTAGTTACTGCTTTCACAAACGCGACGGCCTTGTTAAGAATGGACTGATTGTCGAACCCGAAAAATGTATCCTGGTACCCGCTCAGCAGCGGAAGCCGTGAGTGGCTGAACTGGCTGTCTTCGGTGGTCCAGAATCCATTGATGCGTGTGATATTCCGTCCGATATGGATCCTCAGGGCTACTTTCATGCCCAGATCGGTCGCAATTTTGATCTGCTCGTCATACTTTGCCCATTGAGGGGCACCGTCGGGCGTGGCGTATATTTTATCCCAGGGAATGGTAATGTAAACCGAATTAAGCCCGTAGGAAGCCGCAGAGCGTATGAGGTCGGGCTCGGGTCCGCGGTTGGCAGCATCGGTCAGGTTCAGCAGCATCAATGCAAGGTACCGCTGGTGATCTGCTTCGGTTGTTCCGGATGTGCCCTGCGCAGTGGCCACTGTGCCAAAAAGCCAGAAAACAAGCAGTAGTGCAAACCTGGACAAGCAGTAAGCAACCGAAGTAAAGTAATGCATGCTAAGTGTTTTTGGTGATTAAACTGATCCAGTTATTATAGCCGTTCTCCACATTAAATCTGCTGGCTACTGCTACGCTTTTGTTGCTGTCGGCAGGTACTTCTCCTGTCATCACGGCACGCATCGCATGTACCAGCTGCTTTATGCTGATCTCCTCCGTTACAATGCCCATACCATCCTCTACAAACTCCGAAACGCCGCCCGACGGAAATGAAACAATCGGTTTGCCCAAAAGCGCGGCCTCTATCATTACCAGCGGAAAAGGATCCTGTCGGGACGTCAGCAAAAAACCATTTCCTGCGTGCAGGTAATGATAGTAGTCTTCCTTTTGCTTGCCTACAAGATGCACCCTGGTGGCTGAGGCCTGGTTGCGGCATCGTTGTTCGGTGTAATACACCAGCCCGTCGTCAATGCGGGCGCCTACCCATATCAAGTGAACGCGGGGATCGTTCAATTCTTGCGCAATATCCGGCAGCATATCGAAACCCTTGCGCTCAGAAGTCATCCCTGAAAGCACCCATACAAAATCGGACTCGGCAATACCAAGCTGCTGCCTCAGTACCTTGGCCCGCGCCGTATCCCGGGTAACCAGGCTGCTGTCGATAAAGGAATACAGCAGGCCCACCTGAGCGCCGCCTGCTGCTTTGAGCGCATTGCAGGTTACCTGTGAGCACCCGATCAGCAGGTGCGAGTAATCGATAATGCTTTTGAAATCGTTGCCGCTGAGGTAGGCATAAGTGAGCGGCAGCTCGTGGAAATGGGTAATTACTTTTATGGAAGACTCTCTTGCCACCATAATCGCCTCGGGGATCATGGTCGTATTTACATACCAGAAATCCGCCTTAAAATCCTTTGCAAGCTTGCGCAGGTACCTGAGCGTGGGATTTACACCCACGTGGTAGGAAATCTTCTGAAGAACGTTGAATTTTTTGGGGGCAATGTAAACCGGGACATCATCCGGGAACTCCTGCAGCAGCTCGCCGTCTGCAAAGCTTACGATCCCGATGTCGAATGCAGTCCGGTCAATTTTTCTGACGATGTACAGCAGCATCATTTCTGATCCTGTCCGTGTGGCATAGGGTGTGAAAAAAAGGATTCTTTTTTTTGCTTTCATGGTGAGGAGGTTAACAAATCTATATTTTCATTGGGCTTGATGCGGTAGAGTCCTTTTTTGAGTAAAAGTGTTTTCCAGAAGTACCGGAGCAAAACCCTTGTTTTCCTTACATATATCTGCTGGGTGCGCAGCTCCGAAAACGGGCTTCCGCCTTTTTTCAGGTTCAGTACCATTTTCCAGATATAAATAACCGGGATCATCAGGATGTAATGCGTGATCAGCAGCAGGTAGTTAAACAATCCGTACTGCTTGCGGATCCATAAAAAGTTAGATACCTGCATTTGCGTGCTGAAACGGTTGATCCACGAAATATTGGTGCGCCTGAAAGGATTTTCGTTTTCAAGATGCAGGAAGGTACAATCCCTGAAATAACAAAGCCTGCCCAGTTTCCCCAGCCTGCCCGACCATTCTACATCCTCGCCGTACATAAAAAAATCGCTGCTGAACCCACCCGTTTTTTCAAATCCTTCGCGCCTCAGAAAAATGAATGCACCTACCAGCCAGTCGTGCTGTTCAGGGTCGGAGTAGGTCGGTTCGGGATAAAGCCTGGCCACAATTTTGTCGACCAGCCTGCCCGGAGGAAGTATGAAAAACGTTTTACGGAAATCGTTGAAGCTCTTGTAAAAAGGCATGGGCGAGCCGTCGGGATAGAGCTGCAGTGCACCCGCAGCAATGACATCCGGCTGGCGGTTCATCCGCTCATAACAGCGTCCGATCACATTGTCGGTCACAAGCGTATCCGCATTCAGAAGAAGAAAGTACCGGCCCTGGGCCACGGCCATACCCGCATTGTTGGCAATACCAAAACCCACGTTCGATGCCATGTTGATCATGCGCACTCCCGGGTAAGCCTGGCGGATCAGGGCTCCGCCGCCATGCTCAGGATCATTATCCACGATGATCACTTCAAAAGTTACTCCCGAAGTAAATTGATGAATGGAATTCAGGCAATTGATGATCAGTTGAGGTGTGCGATAGTTGATAATGACAATGGAAACATCCATGTAATTGCGGGTGCATGTTTGGAGCAAAAATAAAAAATCTGCGCGGAAGACAAGAATCCCGACCGCGCAGACCAACGATTATGGCAGATTTGTTATCCTCAGGTTAATTTAACCGCTCGTATATTCCGGCTACTCCCTGCCCTCCGCCTACGCAGGCAGTGACCATACCATATTTCTGATTGCGGCGCCTCATTTCGTCAAAAAGCTGTACAGACAGCCGCGCACCGGTGGAGCCCAGCGCATGTCCCAGCGCGATTGCGCCTCCGTTCGGGTTTACAATTTCAGGGTCAATGCCGAGCTGCCGGATCACGGCTAATGATTGTGCGGCAAATGCTTCATTCAGCTCGATCTGTTCAATATCGTTCAGCTGTAATCCTGCCTGCCTGAGTGCCAGGGGCACGGCCTGTACCGGTCCGATGCCCATTACGCGCGGATCCACGCCGGCAGTAGCATAGGAGAGCATCCTGGCTACCGGGTTAAGGTGCAGCTCATTCATCAGTTTTTCAGACATTACAATCACAAATGCAGCCCCGTCCGAAGTTTGGGAAGAGTTGCCGGCCGTAACCGATCCGCCTGCTGCAAATACGGGTTTGAGCCTGGCCAGAGCTTCCAGGGATGTATCCGCGCGCGGGCCTTCGTCCTGCGCTACGACCACTTCTTTTGTTTTCTTTTTACCAGATGCTGCATCAAAGTAGGTTTCCTGAATGGTAACCGGCACAATTTGTGCATCAAAAAGGCCCTGCTGCTGGGCTCTCAGCGCCTTTTGATGTGACTGGTAAGAAAATTCGTCCTGGTCATCCCGGCTGATCCCGTAGTCTTTGGCCACCTGCTCGGCGGTAAGTCCCATGCTCAGGTAATAATCGGGGTGGTGTGTGGCAATATCATAGTTAAGTGCCGTTTTCCAGCCCATGGTCGGTACCATAGACATTGATTCTGTACCTCCCGCAATGATGCATTCGGCCATACCGGCATGGATCTTGGCCGCTGCCATCGCAATGGCCTCCACGCCCGACCCGCAGTACCGGTTGATGGTAATCCCCGAAACATGTTGCGGAAGCGCCAGCAATGCTACGAAACGCCCCATCTGCATACCCTGCTCAGCTTCGGGCACCGCATTGCCTACAATCACATCGTCCACCCGTGAAGGGTCGAGCTCGGGCACTTTACCCAGCAGGTGCCGGATCACGCTTGCTCCGAGGTCGTCAGGACGGGTAAACCTGAACCCGCCTTTTCCCGCTTTCCCTACTGCACTCCGGTAGCCGGCGATGATATATGCATTCATAAGAATTAGTATTTAAACACGTTTGTATAAAGTAGTATGCGCGCATACCAAAGATAATAACCCGGCATAAAACAACCAATGCCGGTGGTTTGTTTGCAGTCGTGTGCACTTTTATATTCTTTATTGATGTTTTACAAATGCAGCATTCAAAAATTACTTTCCGGCTTTTACCACACAACTCAGCTATCTGTTTCTGCATTAGAGTTGTATTAGGATTGTAAAAGTTGTTGCGCAATAGTATCTTCAATCAGCTACCTTTGAGGTTCAAAACCTTGGTGCCTCTGACAAAGTGGCAATCATCAGGTATCGGCCTGATGTTTTTAACGGAACTGAAACTGCGTCAAAAACATATATAAAGTCATGTTTAAAATATTTTCAAAGCTATTTGGGACTAAATCGGAGCGCGATCTCAAGGAGCTCAATCCTTATGTTGACAAGATCAATGCCGAGTATGCCCTCCTGGCTTCGCTGACCAATGACGAACTTCGTGCGCAGTCGGAAGGACTGAAGCAGCAGATAAAAACGAGTCTCCAGGACATCGACAATCAGCTGGACACACTTCGCCAGCAAGCCGCTGACGAGCCGAATGTTGATAAAAAAGAAGCAATTTTTAAAAGAATTGATACCCTTGAACAGGACCGCGACAAGGAACTTGAAAAAGTGCTGCTCGATATCCTTCCCAAGGCATTCGCTATTGTTAAAGATACAGCCCGCCGTTTTAAAGATAACGATAGAATTGAAGTTACAGCTTCCCAGTTCGATCGTGAAATAGCAGGCAGAAAGGCTCACGTAGCTATTGAAGGCGATAAAGCAGTGTGGAACACTACCTGGGATGTGATCGGCCAGCCCATCAAATGGAGCATGTTACATTACGATGTGCAGCTTATTGGTGGCGTGGTATTGCACCAGGGTAAAATCGCCGAAATGGCGACAGGTGAAGGTAAGACCCTGGTCGCTACCCTGCCTGCATTCCTCAACGCACTGGCAGGTCAGGGCGTGCATATCGTTACAGTAAATGACTACCTGGCCAAACGGGATGCCGAGTGGAATGCGCCTTTGTTTGAGTTCCATGGTATGGCGGTAGATTGTATCGACCGTCACCAGCCAAATACCATAGCCAGGCGCAATGCGTACAAAGCAGACCTTACTTACGGTACCAACAATGAGTTCGGGTTTGACTACCTGCGTGACAATATGTCACGCACGCCTGAGGAGCTCGTTCAGCGCAAGCACCACTTCGCCATGGTGGATGAGGTTGACTCCGTTTTAATCGATGATGCGCGTACGCCTTTGATCATTAGTGGTCCGGTACCAAGAGGTGATGAGCAGGAGTACCTGGAACTGAAACCCCGCGTGTCAAGGATTGTGGAAGCACAAAAAAGGCTGGCGATGGAGTTCCTGAATGATGCCAAAAGAAAGCTTGCAGCAGGAGATAAAAAAGAAGGCGGACTGGCACTGTTCCGGGCACACCGCGGTATGCCCAAGTACAAGCCGCTGATCAAATACCTGAGTGAGCCGGGCATTAAAGCGACCATGCAGGAGTCGGAATCCATTTACCTGGCTGAAAATCAGAAGCTGATGCCGCAGGCGGATGAACCGCTTTACTTCACCATCGACGAGCGCCATAACAGCATTGAGCTTACCGAGAAAGGAATTGACTTCCTGACAGGAGAATCCGAAGAAACCAACTTCTTTATCCTCCCCGACATTGCAGTAGACCTGGATGCCATTGAAAAAGACGCCTCTGTTTCAGAGCAGGAGCGTGTGATCAGGAAAGAGGCATTAATACGTGATTATTCTGTAAAAACGGCGCGTATCCACACGGTCAATCAGCTTTTGAAAGCATTTACGCTTTTTGAAAAAGATGTGGAGTACGTAATTATTGATGGTAAGGTCAAAATTGTAGACGAGCAGACCGGCCGTATCATGGAGGGTCGCCGCTACTCTGACGGACTCCACCAGGCGATCGAAGCCAAGGAAAACGTGCGGGTGGAGGATGCTACCCAGACCTACGCTACCGTTACGCTCCAGAACTACTTCAGGATGTACCACAAGCTGGCCGGTATGACCGGTACTGCGGAAACAGAAGCAGGTGAATTCTGGGAAATTTATAAACTGGACGTAGTATCGATCCCGACCAATAAGGGTATTGTCCGGAAAGATCAGGAAGATAAAGTATACCGGTCGGTGCGTGAGAAGTACAATGCAGTTACCGACGAGATTGTGGAACTGGTGGAAGCCGGGAGACCGGTACTTGTAGGTACCACGTCGGTTGAAAATTCCGAAATCATCAGCCGGATGCTGACCCTGCGCAAGATCCCCCACCAGGTACTGAATGCAAAGCA harbors:
- a CDS encoding acyl-CoA dehydrogenase family protein, with product MTVAEVSTTSIRGGEFLIRETAASQIFIPEEFTEEQKMIAETCRDFLKREIWPRLEEIDHADSPALISSLMDKAGELGLLGTAVPEEYGGFGMDFNTSMLVAEATGAGNSFSVALSAHTGIGTLPILYYGNEEQKSKYLPKLATGEWKAAYCLTEPDSGSDANSAKTKATLSTDGSHYVINGQKMWITNGGFADVLIVFAKVEENGQTDKNLTAFIIEKSSGGITMNEPEHKMGIKGSDTRQIFFNDCEVPAANMLSQRGNGFKIAVNILNVGRIKLAAAALGGAKKVASQVIGYANERNQFGVPIASFGAIRHKLAEMAVRMYATESASYRVGQNIDDLIGSFLAKGMSEADAKLKALEEMAIECAIMKVHGSEVLDFVVDEGVQIYGGMGFSADAPMDRAYRDSRINRIFEGTNEINRLLVIDMLIKRSMKGQIDLMTPALAVGKEIMSIPDFNMEEDESLFAAEKKVIRNLKKATLMVAGSAVQKFMMKLSEEQEIIMNLADMVIEVFVAESVLLRVEKRIGLLGAASSQLQCDIALVYLNNAVEKVNAAGRSAITSFAEADELRVMLMGLKRFTKIEPVNLKDARRRIAGELIARNDYVF
- a CDS encoding putative Ig domain-containing protein, with the translated sequence MHYFTSVAYCLSRFALLLVFWLFGTVATAQGTSGTTEADHQRYLALMLLNLTDAANRGPEPDLIRSAASYGLNSVYITIPWDKIYATPDGAPQWAKYDEQIKIATDLGMKVALRIHIGRNITRINGFWTTEDSQFSHSRLPLLSGYQDTFFGFDNQSILNKAVAFVKAVTTRYKYLRTDNKLLFVSVTNTSTQEGEYPSGLIVNGVETSAVYDYSRTMEKGFQAFLKEHYKKIERLNFLWGTTYKSFEEAPAPSTGWEPINSFKQRAGKDWYLYRHIIFRNYTDQLISAVKEVDPAIRFVSDYGSVFDAPSVMRGTLAFRDLNKNTDGIKINDNLATHDHRWSVDILKSDAPADFITANELFVSSYFDGSAHLKQINENFEHGANIVAVVITTPPEMARSESFLRPAAANWLPRPIPVIQYADSVGYRLSAAVEKGGPINVIYNEWAKRAYADPANPRPIKIHLDEDLLAPAYWDDASNYPPYVFRPVPMQIIAVNKDFTYRLPTDTFSDVDGTIVRIETGTLPAWLTYQSGQLRGRPTALGDFRIAVRGIDDEGGSAEAFFTIRVEARDNLNKPPTVNANFTNQLAGLNEAFSLQIPANAFADSDGRITRIEASELPPWLTFSGNTLSGTPRTLGQSRIILKAYDNQDAFVETYFTIRVVEPQYLNAPPYASSTLPVKYAQVNMPFSYILPTNIFGDPDGYISAITIQNRPSWLDFSLNVFSGTPTEEGEYRLIVRAYDNGGAYVEIPFILKVEIPEIRFELVQGGSRVDQQVLRKLSGNDALQSADLPPLLNIFAYGNFEYDQVTFDLTGPYKRHSTTSTFPYALFENGSGFAPYVGRYTLTVTAAKEDSAIVTNSIQFSIAYSDSLNIAGDMEDWRFYPNPVENVFNVKLPQDLQPADIQYTIVNSLGKVAHIPPSLVKVSDYLANIDLSKAGISSGIYFLRIESGGMLLKQFRVFKR
- a CDS encoding glycosyltransferase, which codes for MKAKKRILFFTPYATRTGSEMMLLYIVRKIDRTAFDIGIVSFADGELLQEFPDDVPVYIAPKKFNVLQKISYHVGVNPTLRYLRKLAKDFKADFWYVNTTMIPEAIMVARESSIKVITHFHELPLTYAYLSGNDFKSIIDYSHLLIGCSQVTCNALKAAGGAQVGLLYSFIDSSLVTRDTARAKVLRQQLGIAESDFVWVLSGMTSERKGFDMLPDIAQELNDPRVHLIWVGARIDDGLVYYTEQRCRNQASATRVHLVGKQKEDYYHYLHAGNGFLLTSRQDPFPLVMIEAALLGKPIVSFPSGGVSEFVEDGMGIVTEEISIKQLVHAMRAVMTGEVPADSNKSVAVASRFNVENGYNNWISLITKNT
- a CDS encoding glycosyltransferase family 2 protein, producing MDVSIVIINYRTPQLIINCLNSIHQFTSGVTFEVIIVDNDPEHGGGALIRQAYPGVRMINMASNVGFGIANNAGMAVAQGRYFLLLNADTLVTDNVIGRCYERMNRQPDVIAAGALQLYPDGSPMPFYKSFNDFRKTFFILPPGRLVDKIVARLYPEPTYSDPEQHDWLVGAFIFLRREGFEKTGGFSSDFFMYGEDVEWSGRLGKLGRLCYFRDCTFLHLENENPFRRTNISWINRFSTQMQVSNFLWIRKQYGLFNYLLLITHYILMIPVIYIWKMVLNLKKGGSPFSELRTQQIYVRKTRVLLRYFWKTLLLKKGLYRIKPNENIDLLTSSP
- a CDS encoding acetyl-CoA C-acyltransferase, whose product is MNAYIIAGYRSAVGKAGKGGFRFTRPDDLGASVIRHLLGKVPELDPSRVDDVIVGNAVPEAEQGMQMGRFVALLALPQHVSGITINRYCGSGVEAIAMAAAKIHAGMAECIIAGGTESMSMVPTMGWKTALNYDIATHHPDYYLSMGLTAEQVAKDYGISRDDQDEFSYQSHQKALRAQQQGLFDAQIVPVTIQETYFDAASGKKKTKEVVVAQDEGPRADTSLEALARLKPVFAAGGSVTAGNSSQTSDGAAFVIVMSEKLMNELHLNPVARMLSYATAGVDPRVMGIGPVQAVPLALRQAGLQLNDIEQIELNEAFAAQSLAVIRQLGIDPEIVNPNGGAIALGHALGSTGARLSVQLFDEMRRRNQKYGMVTACVGGGQGVAGIYERLN
- the secA gene encoding preprotein translocase subunit SecA, with the protein product MFKIFSKLFGTKSERDLKELNPYVDKINAEYALLASLTNDELRAQSEGLKQQIKTSLQDIDNQLDTLRQQAADEPNVDKKEAIFKRIDTLEQDRDKELEKVLLDILPKAFAIVKDTARRFKDNDRIEVTASQFDREIAGRKAHVAIEGDKAVWNTTWDVIGQPIKWSMLHYDVQLIGGVVLHQGKIAEMATGEGKTLVATLPAFLNALAGQGVHIVTVNDYLAKRDAEWNAPLFEFHGMAVDCIDRHQPNTIARRNAYKADLTYGTNNEFGFDYLRDNMSRTPEELVQRKHHFAMVDEVDSVLIDDARTPLIISGPVPRGDEQEYLELKPRVSRIVEAQKRLAMEFLNDAKRKLAAGDKKEGGLALFRAHRGMPKYKPLIKYLSEPGIKATMQESESIYLAENQKLMPQADEPLYFTIDERHNSIELTEKGIDFLTGESEETNFFILPDIAVDLDAIEKDASVSEQERVIRKEALIRDYSVKTARIHTVNQLLKAFTLFEKDVEYVIIDGKVKIVDEQTGRIMEGRRYSDGLHQAIEAKENVRVEDATQTYATVTLQNYFRMYHKLAGMTGTAETEAGEFWEIYKLDVVSIPTNKGIVRKDQEDKVYRSVREKYNAVTDEIVELVEAGRPVLVGTTSVENSEIISRMLTLRKIPHQVLNAKQHQREAEVVAEAGKPGTVTIATNMAGRGTDIKLTPEAKNSGGLAIIGTERHESRRVDRQLRGRSGRQGDPGSSQFFVSLEDNLMRLFGSDRMAKVMDRMGLEEGEVIQSGMITKSIERAQKKVEENNFGMRKRLLEYDDVMNYQREAIYTRRRNALFGDRLAVDIANTLYDVCDELVNTAGTYAELELAAITTLAMELPFNENEYALLKPADRSQKLYDAAEAQYQGKNQEISNKALPVLTSILVDRAGAVSDIMIPFSDGIRQAGVVVNIKKAITNDGREITNEMEKAIVLSLIDQEWKEHLREMDDLKQSVQNAVFEQKDPLLIYKFESVELFKRFLSKVNFDMISFLMKADIPQEEAAPAPVLQQPVRRPAPVPELHTNREEDYADAEDLFDGQSESATRAQPVRTIKIADRNQKVSVQYRDGRILRDVKFKKVEQEVKNGDCVVIE